The region AATGGGACATCAAAGAAGCTGTCTCTTGCTCGTAATGTACTTTGCTCAAAGTGCAAGGGGTTAGTGGTTTGCTTTATCTAAATCTGGTTTGTTTAGATTATGCACTATTCATATTGCTAACTTTTGTATATTCGGTGAAAAATTGCAGTAAGGGGTCAAAATCAGGAGCGTCATTGACATGTCCTGGCTGCCAAGGATCTGGAATGAAAGTTTCCATTAGACAGCTTGGTCCTTCAATGATCCAACAGATGCAACATGCTTGTGGCGAGTGTAAGGGTACCGGTGAGACAATCAATGACAAAGATCGTTGCCCACAGTGTAAGGGTGATAAAGTTTCTCAAGAAAAGAAGGTCTTAGAAGTTCATGTTGAAAAGGGTATGCAAAATGGCCAGAAGATTACATTCCCTGGAGAAGCAGATGAAGCGGTAATGATTTTCCTCTTCTAAAATGGACCAATTTTTAATTTTCTGTTGAAATATTTACCGTTATGTATGGTTGAATACTGAGTTCAATCCACATTCTTCTTCTTTGCAGCCGGATACAGTAACCGGAGATATTGTGTTTGTCCTGCAACAAAAGGAGCACCCCAAATTTAAGAGAAAGGGTGATGACTTGTTCTATGAGCACACCCTGTCTCTCACCGAGTCATTGTGTGGTTTCCAATTTATACTGACACACTTAGACGGTAGGCATCTCCTCATCAAATCCGAAGCTGGAGAAGTCGTTAAGCCAGGTAAAGCAATCCAAAAGGCCTCATCTACGTCTCTTTTAAGTCTTGATTATCCTATGTAGTCCCTGTTTTTTTTAGCAAAATTCAAAATTTGTCCTTTTTACTTTTGAAAATACTGGTTGGCATCTTCTGACTTTGTATTATGTGCATCTCAGATCAATTCAAGGCCATAAACGACGAGGGAATGCCTATGTATCAGAGGCCATTCATGAAGGGCAAACTGTACATACAGTTCACGGTTGACTTTCCCGACACGCTATCTCTAGACCAGTGCAAAGCACTAGAAGCCGTTCTACCTCCTAGAAGTTCCACGCAACTAACAGACATGGAAATAGACGAATGTGAAGAGACAACACTTCACGATGTCAACATAATGGAGGAAGAGATGCGCAGAAAGCAACAAGCCCAGGAAGCATACGAGGAAGATGAAGATATGCCTGGAGGTGCTCAAAGGGTACAATGTGCACAGCAATAAGTCATCATCATCCAGATAACTGAAAACTATTCGAGAGAGAAAATATATTTTTTCTCTAATTTGTTTGTGCTAGCTATTATCATATGTTGAATCTCTCTCTTTTTGTTGTTAATTTTGCGAACAGAGATATTCATGTTAAGGAAACATCTCTTCGAGTAATATAAAATGCTTATGTTTAAACTTTATTCTAGTTTTGCATCCAAATTCGACATTGTTAAGCCAAATTGAAGTAATATAAGAGGTTTATTAATTGTGGA is a window of Rutidosis leptorrhynchoides isolate AG116_Rl617_1_P2 unplaced genomic scaffold, CSIRO_AGI_Rlap_v1 contig124, whole genome shotgun sequence DNA encoding:
- the LOC139881185 gene encoding dnaJ protein homolog isoform X2, coding for MFGRPPKKSDNTKYYEILGVSKTASQDDLKKAYRKAAIKNHPDKGGDPEKFKELAQAYEVLSDPEKREIYDQYGEDALKEGMGGGGGGHDPFDIYQSFFGGGSPFGGKNKGSKTEKGEDVVHPLKVSLEDLYNGTSKKLSLARNVLCSKCKGKGSKSGASLTCPGCQGSGMKVSIRQLGPSMIQQMQHACGECKGTGETINDKDRCPQCKGDKVSQEKKVLEVHVEKGMQNGQKITFPGEADEAPDTVTGDIVFVLQQKEHPKFKRKGDDLFYEHTLSLTESLCGFQFILTHLDGRHLLIKSEAGEVVKPDQFKAINDEGMPMYQRPFMKGKLYIQFTVDFPDTLSLDQCKALEAVLPPRSSTQLTDMEIDECEETTLHDVNIMEEEMRRKQQAQEAYEEDEDMPGGAQRVQCAQQ
- the LOC139881185 gene encoding dnaJ protein homolog isoform X1 — its product is MFGRPPKKSDNTKYYEILGVSKTASQDDLKKAYRKAAIKNHPDKGGDPEKFKELAQAYEVLSDPEKREIYDQYGEDALKEGMGGGGGGHDPFDIYQSFFGGGSPFGGKNNKTIIIHPKTEKGEDVVHPLKVSLEDLYNGTSKKLSLARNVLCSKCKGKGSKSGASLTCPGCQGSGMKVSIRQLGPSMIQQMQHACGECKGTGETINDKDRCPQCKGDKVSQEKKVLEVHVEKGMQNGQKITFPGEADEAPDTVTGDIVFVLQQKEHPKFKRKGDDLFYEHTLSLTESLCGFQFILTHLDGRHLLIKSEAGEVVKPDQFKAINDEGMPMYQRPFMKGKLYIQFTVDFPDTLSLDQCKALEAVLPPRSSTQLTDMEIDECEETTLHDVNIMEEEMRRKQQAQEAYEEDEDMPGGAQRVQCAQQ